A section of the Rhodobacteraceae bacterium M382 genome encodes:
- a CDS encoding TatD family hydrolase: protein MTEPTAPEMTPEITDSHCHLDFPDFEGLLPEIVTRAATAGVTRMVTICTRLKNEPTVRAIAESHGPVFYAAGTHPMSAAEEPMATVDQLVALAQHPKFVGIGETGLDYHYTAETKDIQKESLRIHIEAARQTGLPLIIHSRDADDDMARILSDEMAKGPYSCVMHCFSSTPELARVALDLGFYLSMSGIAAFPKSQQVRDIFAAAPVDRILVETDAPYLAPPPFRGKRNEPAYTAHTARKGAEVFGMNYPEFAARTQANFDRLFTKAARHKAAA from the coding sequence ATGACCGAACCAACAGCACCAGAGATGACACCAGAAATCACGGACAGCCATTGCCACCTCGATTTCCCTGACTTCGAAGGGCTGTTGCCCGAGATCGTCACCCGCGCAGCAACCGCAGGTGTGACCCGCATGGTGACAATCTGCACGCGATTGAAAAACGAACCAACCGTGCGAGCCATCGCCGAATCCCATGGTCCGGTTTTCTATGCCGCTGGCACCCACCCGATGAGCGCCGCCGAAGAGCCGATGGCCACGGTCGATCAACTGGTCGCCTTGGCCCAACACCCGAAATTCGTCGGTATTGGCGAAACCGGGTTGGATTATCACTATACCGCCGAAACCAAGGATATTCAGAAGGAAAGCCTGCGCATTCATATCGAGGCCGCCCGCCAGACCGGCCTGCCGCTGATCATTCATTCACGCGATGCCGACGACGATATGGCCCGCATTCTGTCTGACGAGATGGCCAAAGGTCCTTATTCCTGCGTCATGCATTGCTTTTCCTCTACGCCCGAACTGGCCCGCGTGGCGCTGGATCTCGGGTTCTACCTCTCTATGTCCGGTATCGCCGCCTTCCCCAAGAGCCAGCAGGTGCGCGACATTTTTGCCGCCGCCCCGGTGGATCGCATTCTGGTAGAAACCGATGCTCCATATCTCGCTCCTCCCCCATTCCGGGGCAAGCGCAACGAGCCGGCCTATACGGCCCATACCGCCCGCAAGGGAGCCGAAGTATTCGGCATGAATTATCCCGAATTTGCAGCCCGGACACAGGCCAATTTTGATCGCCTGTTCACCAAGGCTGCCCGACACAAGGCCGCCGCATGA